A window from Streptomyces sp. NBC_00271 encodes these proteins:
- the macS gene encoding MacS family sensor histidine kinase, with translation MAKRERVMRMSVEQPLWRALTAYRVLTMLYAIGLFATAFRKFAHPWVAIGYYAVLFVWTLATLPRVANAVSCTKRFLAVDLTIALTGIMLTPVADTHHRVVTGGPTLPSIWTAGSVLAFAIKGGWRWAAFASTLVAAVNLVERGAPTRDTVHNVILVWVASIAIGYVVEVARASELTLARALEIEAATRERERLARDIHDGVLQVLAMVQRRASALGGEAAELGRMAGEQEVALRTLVSGGLVPVSRVSEDAALGAVVRAVEEPDDDHDSRGPVDLRALLAPYASARVTFSEPGAPVPLPPAAARELAAAVGAALDNVRKHVGEDARAWILVEDEPDEVIVTVRDEGPGIPAGRLAQAEGEGRLGVALSIRGRLRDLGGAAELISVPGQGTEVELKVPKVSRVSRGKAEQR, from the coding sequence ATGGCCAAGCGCGAGAGAGTCATGAGGATGTCGGTCGAGCAGCCGCTGTGGCGTGCGCTCACCGCCTACCGCGTGCTGACGATGCTGTACGCGATCGGGCTCTTCGCCACCGCGTTCCGCAAGTTCGCCCACCCCTGGGTGGCCATCGGGTACTACGCGGTCCTGTTCGTCTGGACGCTCGCCACCCTGCCCAGGGTGGCGAACGCGGTGAGCTGCACCAAGCGCTTCCTCGCCGTCGACCTGACCATCGCGCTCACCGGCATCATGCTCACGCCCGTCGCGGACACCCACCACCGCGTGGTGACCGGCGGCCCCACACTCCCGTCGATATGGACCGCGGGCTCCGTCCTGGCCTTCGCCATCAAGGGCGGCTGGCGCTGGGCGGCCTTCGCCTCGACGCTCGTGGCGGCCGTCAACCTCGTCGAGCGCGGCGCCCCCACCCGCGACACGGTCCACAACGTGATCCTCGTCTGGGTCGCCTCCATCGCCATCGGATACGTCGTCGAGGTCGCCCGCGCCTCCGAGCTCACCCTCGCCCGCGCACTGGAGATCGAGGCCGCGACCCGCGAGCGCGAGCGTCTCGCCCGTGACATCCACGACGGCGTCCTGCAGGTCCTCGCGATGGTGCAGCGACGGGCCTCCGCGCTCGGCGGCGAGGCCGCGGAGCTGGGCCGGATGGCCGGCGAGCAGGAGGTCGCGCTGCGCACCCTGGTCTCGGGCGGCCTGGTGCCCGTCTCGCGGGTGTCCGAGGACGCCGCGCTCGGCGCGGTCGTACGGGCCGTCGAGGAACCGGACGACGACCACGACTCCCGGGGCCCTGTCGACCTGCGCGCACTGCTCGCCCCGTACGCGAGCGCGCGCGTGACCTTCTCCGAACCGGGCGCCCCGGTTCCTCTCCCCCCGGCCGCCGCCCGGGAGTTGGCCGCCGCTGTCGGTGCGGCCCTGGACAATGTCCGTAAGCACGTCGGCGAGGACGCCCGGGCCTGGATCCTCGTCGAGGACGAGCCGGACGAGGTGATCGTGACCGTACGCGACGAGGGCCCGGGCATCCCGGCGGGGCGGCTCGCCCAGGCCGAGGGGGAGGGACGGCTCGGTGTGGCCCTGTCGATCCGGGGCCGGCTGCGCGACCTCGGCGGCGCGGCCGAACTGATCTCGGTGCCCGGCCAGGGCACGGAGGTCGAGCTGAAGGTACCGAAGGTTTCCAGGGTTTCACGGGGGAAGGCGGAGCAGCGATGA
- a CDS encoding lysophospholipid acyltransferase family protein gives MKFSIGGPLKLAFRPWVEGLENIPAEGPAILASNHLSFSDSFFLPAVLDRKVTFIAKAEYFTTPGVKGRMTAAFFKGVGQLPVDRSGARGAGEAAVKSGIDVIERGELFGIYPEGTRSPDGRLYRGKPGGLARVALATGAPVIPVAMIDTEKIQPPGKVMPKLMRPGIRIGKPLDFSRYNGMEHDRFVLRAVTDEVMYEIMKLSGQEYVDIYATAAKRQIADAAKAEKQALKEAEQALKEAAKAAEAETEEGRAGT, from the coding sequence ATGAAGTTTTCCATCGGAGGGCCGCTGAAGCTTGCCTTCAGGCCCTGGGTGGAAGGCCTCGAGAACATTCCCGCCGAGGGCCCCGCCATCCTGGCAAGCAATCATCTGTCGTTCTCGGACTCGTTCTTCCTGCCCGCGGTCCTCGACCGCAAGGTGACCTTCATCGCGAAGGCCGAGTACTTCACGACGCCCGGCGTCAAGGGCCGGATGACCGCCGCCTTCTTCAAGGGCGTCGGCCAGCTCCCGGTGGACCGCTCCGGCGCGCGCGGCGCGGGCGAGGCGGCCGTCAAGAGCGGCATCGACGTCATCGAGCGCGGTGAGCTGTTCGGCATCTACCCGGAGGGCACGCGCTCGCCCGACGGGCGGCTGTACCGCGGCAAGCCGGGCGGCCTCGCGCGCGTGGCGCTCGCCACCGGCGCCCCGGTCATCCCGGTCGCCATGATCGACACCGAGAAGATCCAGCCGCCGGGCAAGGTGATGCCCAAGCTGATGCGCCCGGGCATCCGCATAGGCAAGCCGCTCGACTTCAGTCGCTACAACGGCATGGAGCACGACCGCTTCGTGCTGCGCGCGGTGACCGACGAGGTCATGTACGAGATCATGAAGCTCTCCGGCCAGGAGTACGTCGACATCTACGCGACGGCCGCCAAGCGGCAGATCGCGGACGCCGCGAAAGCCGAGAAGCAGGCGCTCAAGGAAGCCGAACAGGCGCTGAAGGAAGCCGCGAAGGCGGCCGAAGCCGAAACCGAAGAAGGACGAGCCGGCACCTAG
- a CDS encoding alpha/beta hydrolase, which translates to MPVLPGAEPFRHEGGEVGVLLCHGFTGSPQSLRPWAKYLAERGLTVALPLLPGHGTRWEDMQLTGWQDWYAEVDRELRALRERCAQVFVFGLSMGAALTLRLAAKHGDEVSGIVVVNPANKVHGAAAHALPVLRHLVRTVSGITSDIAKEGVSEVGYDRVPLHAAHSMRNFYRMVDGELPQVTQPMLLLHSPQDHVVPPADSARILSRVSSTDVTEILLEQSYHVATLDHDADRIFEESYAFIARLAPSVGKRSDTGQVGQQEGTATGG; encoded by the coding sequence GTGCCGGTCCTTCCTGGAGCCGAGCCGTTCCGCCACGAGGGCGGAGAGGTCGGTGTCCTTCTCTGTCACGGCTTCACCGGTTCCCCGCAGTCGCTGCGCCCCTGGGCGAAGTATCTCGCCGAGCGCGGTCTGACCGTCGCGCTGCCCCTGCTGCCCGGGCACGGCACGCGCTGGGAGGACATGCAGCTCACGGGCTGGCAGGACTGGTACGCGGAGGTGGACCGCGAGCTGCGTGCGCTGCGGGAGCGCTGCGCCCAGGTGTTCGTCTTCGGCCTGTCCATGGGCGCCGCGCTGACCCTGCGGCTCGCCGCGAAGCACGGGGACGAGGTGAGCGGCATCGTCGTCGTCAATCCGGCGAACAAGGTGCACGGGGCGGCGGCCCACGCCCTCCCGGTGCTCCGCCACCTCGTCCGGACGGTGAGCGGCATCACCAGCGACATCGCCAAGGAGGGCGTCTCGGAGGTGGGCTACGACCGGGTGCCCCTGCACGCCGCCCACTCCATGCGGAACTTCTACCGGATGGTCGACGGAGAACTGCCCCAGGTCACCCAGCCGATGCTGCTGCTGCACAGCCCTCAGGACCATGTGGTGCCGCCCGCCGACTCGGCCCGGATCCTGAGCCGGGTGTCGTCCACCGACGTGACGGAGATCCTGCTGGAACAGAGCTACCACGTGGCGACGTTGGACCATGACGCGGACCGGATCTTCGAGGAGAGCTACGCGTTCATCGCCCGGCTCGCGCCCAGTGTCGGCAAGCGGTCCGACACGGGTCAGGTGGGTCAGCAGGAAGGGACGGCCACTGGTGGCTGA
- a CDS encoding endonuclease/exonuclease/phosphatase family protein: protein MATTTPLPRSHTESDGSAVIRVLSYNIRSMRDDTTALARVIHACAPDLVLVQEAPRFFRWRKKLARLAAASGQTILSGGATAAGPALLCSMRATVERTEDVLLPLTPGLHRRGLATAVVRFGAARLGVVSCHLSLQKDERYTQRGLLLDRLAALGTPHALAGGDLNERPDGPTFTRLAADLQDCWATAPWGTEYTSTPTDPHQRIDAIFATRGIEVLGCGVPYGHPGVTETDLRAATDHLPVLAALRVPAE, encoded by the coding sequence ATCCGCGTCCTCAGCTACAACATCCGCTCGATGCGCGACGACACCACCGCCCTCGCCCGCGTCATCCATGCCTGCGCCCCCGACCTGGTCCTCGTCCAGGAAGCCCCCCGCTTCTTCCGCTGGCGCAAGAAGCTGGCCCGGCTCGCGGCCGCGTCCGGCCAGACGATCCTGTCCGGCGGCGCGACCGCCGCGGGCCCCGCGCTCCTCTGCTCGATGCGGGCCACCGTCGAACGCACCGAGGACGTCCTGCTGCCCCTCACCCCCGGCCTGCACCGCCGCGGCCTCGCCACCGCGGTCGTCCGCTTCGGCGCCGCCCGGCTCGGCGTGGTGAGCTGCCACCTCTCGCTCCAGAAGGACGAGCGGTACACGCAGAGAGGCCTGCTCCTCGACCGCCTCGCCGCCCTCGGCACCCCGCACGCCCTCGCCGGCGGCGACCTGAACGAACGCCCCGACGGCCCCACCTTCACCCGCCTCGCCGCCGACCTCCAGGACTGCTGGGCCACCGCCCCCTGGGGCACGGAGTACACCTCGACGCCCACCGACCCCCACCAGCGCATCGACGCGATCTTCGCCACCCGCGGCATCGAGGTCCTCGGCTGCGGGGTCCCGTACGGCCACCCCGGGGTCACGGAGACAGACCTGAGGGCGGCCACGGACCATCTGCCCGTGCTGGCCGCCCTCAGAGTGCCCGCCGAGTAA